One Phyllopteryx taeniolatus isolate TA_2022b chromosome 12, UOR_Ptae_1.2, whole genome shotgun sequence genomic window, acaaaaataaattcagattTCCATTTGTTAATTTTCTATAGATTTTTTAATGTAGTATAACTttttcagtttcaagttatttcagtgaccgtttgtgagtttttctttttttgtggctgtGTGTATATTCATTCACTCCCAATCCCTGCAGGACTTTGAACGCGAGAAACATGCCCACAGTGTGCTTCAGTTCCAGTTTATTGAAATGAAAGATACACTGAAACAAAGCGAGGAGCTTCTAAATGTGAGTATTTACTTGACAGTGTGAATGAATGTCTGTCCCTGAAAGCAGAGGCAGGTGCCCCGACACGCATGCTAGGATTTCACTTCACGCAGATTttcctttcacacacaaaatatatctttgctttctttttccTTTGCTTTTATTCCAACTGTCTTCTCTTTTGCCGCTGTAGGAGATCCGTCAGTTGCGTATGAAACAGGAGGGTTTTGCTAGGGAGATATCTGATCTACAAGAGACAGTGGAGTGGAAGGATAAGAAAATTGGGGTACGACCCACTTCTGCAGCTTTTGTGTTTTCATCATCGACTTCGGCCAGCATGAAACTGACCTTACTGTTCTTACTTTCTCTTCTAACTCTCGCAAAACGTTTTGCTCTCCTCTCCATTCTGCAATGTAAATCTGCTCAGGCTTTAGAGCGACAAAAAGAATACACAGATGCAATCCGAACTGAGCGAGACGAACTCAGAGAAGAGGTGGTGAAGCTCAAAGATATTCTCAAGGTACACTGTTTGCTAAAGATGTCAAACTTAGTGGAGTCTATGGCAAGGTGCCAAACTTTGTCACCATGCTCTACCCAcagaagaaaaacatatttttttttcagctcatTGCCATTCATGACTTTAGTTATTTATATacatggttcaaatttggtagcgaTCAGAAAAACTCCGGGACAAGTTAGTTTTTGAAGGACTCCTTGAAATGGCCGCTTCAtaccaaaatggcagatttcctGTTCATCTCACGGCATGGGTTCTTCAGACGTTTGTCGGTTGACTCATAatggacatgcctaccaaaATTCATATTGGGATTGGAGGTCTCACCAAGGTGATTTATCTCGGgaagaaggaaagaagaaatTTCATGAGAACGCAGGAAATTGGGTGGGCATGTCTTATCACAGGATAAATGTAAAAGTCTCAAGTACCCTTGCCAgatattgaacaggaagttatacattttgattttgatgcaGCCATTTTGAGCGAATTCTAGTGCTCGTACTTTGACCAACTCGTGCGAGAAAATTTGGCTGAACAAATCCCACTCAGGAGCAGGTATTTTAGCTGGGAGATGTTagttgtcaatttttttttcccaagccaTCTTATGTGGGTGGGAGCATGTCGTCAAAGTTTCATGATCTTTTCAAAGATTTGCCATGAAAAGGCGGTATATATGCTTGCTTACATTTGTAGTAGTACTGAAGTACTTTTGCACCTAAACTTAAAATTTAccttactatttttttatttttcagaatgACTTATATGAATTAGTTATATGTAAAATTAAGACTCagaatagtttttgttttgtccagaAACACGGAATAGTACTGGGACCTGATCTGAGCATCAATGGCGATGCCGGTGAGACAGAAACAGACGTCACCACCAGTGGAGACACCGCTCCCCAACCGACTCAGGGTTCGCCGACTTCTCCACCGGAGGGGAACAACATGCTCGGTAAAATGCACTTGGGAACAAAGCATGTTTTCTCTTTTGCATGGCTTTGCACCAAACCAACTGAAGATTTTCAGTTTCAAATGTACACTACGAGTACCGTAATTCCTTGTGTATAATACACTCTTGAGTATGATACCCAAATTCGCACTTCCGCAGCTGGCTTTTCCTTCTACCTACGTATAATACACATCAGAGAATTGCTGTTATGGTATCTGTCGCATATTGTCAGATGCCGTACTGGTACAAGAGTTACGGCAGTGTTACAAAAGGTGTGTTTAGTAAATATGGACATGTCTagtaagcatccatccatccatccatttccaatgCCGCGTATACTGTTCTGCAGTTGAAATCAAAGCCCCATTGGCACACAGTTGTGATACTCAAACATTATTGGACACAACAGTGGCGACGAAGATACACTTTCACTTTGCGCTGCTCCTCTCTTTCCTCGACCTCACTGGTGAGCCGCCAGTTCCATGGTTCTGTTGGCAGTGTTGGCAAAGTACATTTTCTACGCGagctagttcaaagttcaattcacaaattttaaaatgaactcGTTGACTTCgtaattttcaacattttgaactaagttcactttccaaaaacaaacatatatatatatatatatatatatatatatatatatacatatatatatatatatatatatatacacatatacatatatatatatatatatatatatatatatatatatacatacatacatatatccatccatccattttctgagctgggataggctccagcacgcccgcgaccctagtgaggagaagcggctcagaaaatggattgatggatatatgtatgtgtgtatgtgtatgtgtatatatatatgtatatgtatatatatatatatatatatatatatatatatatatatatatatatatacatgtgtatatatatatatgtatatgtatgcatatgtatatatatgtatgtatatatatgtatatgtatatatatatgtatatgtatatatatatatatatgtatatatatatatatatgtatatatatatgtgtatatatatatatgtatatatatatatatatatgtatatatatatatgtatatatatatatttatatgtatatatatatatatatatgtatatatatgtatatgtatatatatatatatatatatgtatatgtatatatatatatatatatatgtatatgtatatatatgtatatatatgtatatgtatatatatatgtatgtatatgtatgtgtgtatgtatatatatgtacatgtatatatatacatgtatatatatatatgtacatgtatatatatacatgtatatatatatatgtacatgtatatatatatatgtatatatatatgtatatgtatatatatatatatatacatatatatatgtgtatatatatatatatatatatatgtatatgtatatatacatatatatatgtgtatatatatatatatatatgtatatgtgtatatatacatatatatatatgtatatatatatatatgtatatgtgtatatatatatatatatatatatgtatatatatatatatatatatatatatgtatatgtgtatatatatatgtatatatatatgtatatatatatatatatatatatatatgtatatgtatatatatatatatatatatatatatatgtatatgtatatatacatatatatgtatatatatatatatgtatatatacatatatatatatgtatatgtatatatgtttatatatatatatgtatatgtatatatacatatatatatatgtatatgtatatatatacatatatatatatatatacatatatatatatatacatatatatatatacatatatatatatatatatatatatgtatatatatatatacatatatatatgtatatatgtatatatatatatatacatatatatatgtatgtatatatgtatatatatatatacatatatatatgtatatatatatatatatacatatatgtatgtgtgtatatatgtatatgtgtatatatatatgtatatatatgtatatgtgtatatatatatgtatatatgtgtatatgtatatatatatatatatatatatatatgtgtgtatatgtatatatgtatatatatatatatgtatatgtatatatatgtatatgtatatatatatatgtatatgtatatatatatatgtatatgtatatatatatatatgtatatgtatatatatatatatgtatatgtatatatatatatatgtatatgtatatatatatatatgtatatgtatatatatatatatatatgtatgtatatatatatatatatatgtatgtatatgtatatatatatatatatgtatatgtatatatatatatatatgtatatatatatgtatatgtatatatatatgtatatgtatatgtatgtatatatatatgtatatgtatatatatgtatatgtatatatatatatatatgtatatatatatatatgtatgtatatatatatgtatatatgtgtatatgtatatatatatatatgtgtatatatatatatatatgtatatatatatatatatatatgtatatatatataatatatatatatgtatatatatatacatatatatacatatatacatatacatatatatatatatatacatatacatatacatatacatacatatatatatatatatatatatatatatatatatgtatgtgtatatatatatattatgtatatatatgtgtatatgtatatatatatatatacatatacacatatacatatatatacataatatacatatatatatatatatatatatatatatatatatatatatatatatatacacatatacatatatatatatatatatatatatatacatacatacatatatccatccatccattttctgagctgggataggctccagcacgcccgcgaccctggtgaggagaagcggctcagaaaatggatggatggatatatgtatgtatgtatgtgtatgtgtatatatatatgtatatgtatgtgtatatatatatgtatatgtatgtgtatatatatgtatgtgtatatatatatatatatatatatatatatatatatatatatgtataagtatatatatatatatatatgtatatgtatatatatatgtatatgtatatatatatatatgtatatgtatatatatatgtatatgtatatgtatatatatatgtatatgtatatatatatatatatatatatgtatatatatatatatatgtatatgtatatatatatatatgtataagtatatatatatatatatatatatatatatgtatatatatatacacgtgtgtatatatatatatatgtatatatatatatatatatatgtatatatatatacacgtgtatatatatatgtatatatatatatacacatgtgtatatatatatgtatatgtatatatatgtatatgtatatgtatatatgtatatgtatatatatgtatatgtatgtatatgtatgtgtgtatgtatatatatgtacatgtatatatatatatgtacatgtatatatatgtatatatatatatgtatatgtatatatatacacatatatatgtatatatgtatatatatatacatatatatatgtatatatatatatatacatatatgtatgtgtgtatatatatatatgtatgtgtgtatatatatatatgtatatgtgtatatatatgtatatatgtgtatatgtgtatatgtatatatatatatgtatatatatgtgtatatgtatatatatatatatatgtatatgtatatatatatatatgtatatgtatatatatgtatatatatatgtatatgtatatgtatatatatatgtatatgtatatatatatatatatatgtatatatatatatatatgtatatatatatatatatatatgtatatatatatatatatgtatatatatgtgtatatgtatatatatatatatatatgtatatatatatatatatgtatatatatatgtatatgtatatatatatgtatatgtatatatatatatatatgtatatatatatgtatatgtatatatatatatgtatatatatatatatgtatatatatatatgtatatatatatatatatatatgtatatatatatatatatatgtatatatatatatatatgtatatatatgtgtatatgtatatgtatatatatatatgtatatatatatatgtatatatatatatatgtatatatatatgtgtatatatgtatatatatatatgtatatatatatgtgtatatatatatatatatatatgtgtatatatatatatatatatatatatatatatgtgtatatatatatgtatatgtatatatatatgtatatatatatatgtgtatatatatatatatatatatgtgtatatatatatatatatatatatgtgtatatgtgtatatatatatattatgtatatatatgtgtatatgtatatatatgtgtatatgtatatgtatatatatgtgtatatgtatatatatatatatatatatatatatatatatacatatacacatatacacatatatacatatatatatatatatatacacatatacatatatatatacacacatacatatatgtatatatatatatatatatatatatatatatatatacatacatatatatatacatatatacatatatatatatatatatgtatatatatatgtatatatgtatatgtatgtatatgtatatatatatatatgtatatgtatatatatatatatgtatatgtatatatatatatgtatgtatatgtatatatgtatatgtatatatatatgtatgtatatatgtatatgtatatatatatatatatatatacgtatatgtatatatgtatacgtatatacatatacatatatatatatgtatgtatgtatatatatatatatatatatatatatatatatgtgtgtgtatatatatgtagtatatatatatatatatatgtatatgtatgtatatatatgtatgtatgtatgtatatatatgtatatgtatgtatatatatatatatatgtatatgtatgtatatatatgtatatgtatgtatatatatatatatatatatatatatgtatgtatgtatatgtgtgtatatatatgtatgtatgtatatgtgtgtatatatatgtaatatctatgtaatatatatatatatatatatatatataatgtatgtatgtatatggacatgtatgtatatatgttaaGCAATAGGGGTAGTTGTATAATACGCACTGtcgattttgctttttttttttttacattttttttatacatgagAAATCATGGTACATTGAGTAACAAGCTTATTTGTGGCACAAATTAAAATCATAAGTCATGGTgccactgtacatattttttccaCAGTGCTCATTTGAATTTTAGTGTACTTTTGTAGTAGCATCTTCAGTTTTTATACCCTCCATGATGCTTCTTATGATACCACTGATTTGCCTTAAACAGTTTAAAGAGGAACTACACACTGCTACCATTAAGGGTGGTCAATCAGACGCTTTAGATCACATACCATCCATTTGTGTTACATTTATCAGTTATTTCTTCGTGTGAATTTTTACTATATCAACAGCATATAGTGACATGAGTCGATGCTTCTAAAAGCAAGTGTGTGTAGTCTCTCTTTTACAGACTTTCCATCATTCTCTGGAAAAATTAAGTAATtttctgtggggaaaaaatctgCATGTCAACACTTACCAGtatattttcttattcaatAGTTTTTCCTCTTTATCCTCATTGTACAGCCAAAAACAGTTTTGTACATTACTTGTAGTATGTGGTGCATTGACTGAGGTAACTGGTGCTGCTGTATTGACACCACACAGATGTTCTGCTTATCGTCGAAAGTTTAATTGCCGTCTTCTCCCTGCCTTCTCTTACATCTCTCGTGCTTCCCCATGGTCCTCCTTCCTCTATGCGGTTCTCTGAATCAACCAGGAGCTTAACCTTGTCTTCCGCTGTCGCTCTTTTACTGAAGGTTACTCTTGAAAATGGTGTCTCCGTTTGGCGTCCTATTACAGTCTGCTCTTCATGATTTCTCAGGAAGGTCAGAGGAGACTCAGTTGAGAAGTAGTGGAAAGGAAGAGGTGGATCAAGAACAACGTCGAGAAGTGTTTGAGGAAGACCAGACGAGTCACCTGAGCGCCGATAGGCTCTCTAATACTGATGAGCCGTCAAGGCCCATTAAAGAAAACGACAGTGGCCTTAGCCAGGACTTGCAGATTGAACTGCCAGTCACAAAAGCCAGGGATGAAATAGTTCTCAGTGCTATAATTCAAGGAAATGCAACAAGTCCTCCTGAAACCCTTCCACGATTCAACTCTGATTTGGAGACAGGCACACAAATAAATGATGGTGACATTGAAGAAAATTCTAATGACATTATTGAAAAGCCAAACAAACACGATACCAATGAGGACATAAATGTGATTAAATTAGAACCAATTGTACAAGCTGTCAAAGACTCAGAATCGTGTCCCCAAGAAGAAGATATAGAAGATAACGAAACAAGTTGCCAAGTAGATGTTAATGAGTCGGAATCATGTACCGAGGAGGAAACCAATGAGATTTATTTATGTACCCAAGTGAATATCAAAGATTCTGAATCTCTTCCCCAAGAAGATATAAAAGATTCTGAATCATGTCCCAAAGAAGATCTAACAGATTCTCAGCCATGTCCCAATGTACAAGGAGCCCAAGATCCAGAAACCTGTCTCCAAGATGTCAAAGTTTTTGAATCACATCCCCAGGAAGAAGACATAAAAGATCAAGAATTATGTTGCGAAGTGGCTGCCAAAGATTCTGCATCATGCCCTCAAGAAGATGTACAAGATTCAAAATCCTATGCCCAAGTAGATGTCAAAGAATTTGAATCATGTCCTCAAGAAGATAACCTAAAAGATCCAGAATCATGTCCACAAGTAGATGTGAAAGATTGTGAATTGCTTCGTCAAGATAGCGTAcaagatttttatttatgtcccCAAGTAGATGTCAAAGATTCAGAATCTTGTCCCCAAGAAGATATAAAAGATTCTGAATCATTTCCCAAAGAAGATCTAACAGATTCTGAACCAAGTACCCAAGTACAAGGTGTCAAAAATTCAGAATCTTGTGACCAAATAGATGTGAAAGATTCTGAATCACATCCCCAAGTAGAAGACAAAAAAGATCCAGAATCTTGTCTCCAAGTAGGGGTCAAAGGTTTTGAATCACATCCCCAAGACATAATAGATCCAGAATTATGTCACCAATTGGAAGCCAAAGATTCTGAATCATGCCCTCTAGGATATACACAAAATTCTAAATCCTATCACCAAGTAGATGAAGTCAAAGATTTTGAATTGTATCCCCAAAAAGAACTAACAAATCCAGAATCTTATCCCGAAGTAGATGTGAAAGCTAATGAATTATGTCCTCAAGAAGGCATACAAAATTTTGACTTGTGTCTCAAAGTAGATGTCAAAGATTTGGAATTGTATCCCCCAAAAGACCTAAAAAATCCTGAATCATATCCCGAAGTAGATATGAAAGATACTGATTTATGTACTCAAGAAGGCATACAAGATTTTGACTTGTGTCTCCAAGTAGATGTAAAAGATTCTGAATCGCATCCCCAAGAAGACATAAAAGATCCAGAATCGTGTGCCCAAGAAGGCCTAAAAAATTCTGAATCGTGTAGCCAAGAAGACATAAACGATTCCAAATCATGTCCCCAAGTACTAGTTGTCAAAGATTCTGAACCTTGTCCACAAGCAGTAGATCCTGAGTCCAACACGGAATTGCAGCATGACACTGCTGAGGCAAGCAGCGACGAGGCAGAAAAAATCTTAACCAAGCCTCCTAAGagtgctaaaaagaaaaaaagaaagaggagagGCAAAAAGAAAGGCGGCTTCCTTGAGGAACAAACTCAACATAGGGACAAAAAGGAAGAAACTGTGACAAATCAAGAAAACATTAAGATAGCAGGCAGAGGTGTAGCTTCAGGAAACAATGGGTCTGCTGCAGAATGTGGCACTGATGGTCACACCATTGAATGCCTCATAGAATACACTGCAGGTCAAGTAGATGTAGCTGAACAGGTGGAACATGCAGAAACCTCAAATGTTCAAAATGCCAAAGAATCCCAGCTGGATCAAATGTTCAATACGGATGAGCAAAACGTACAACATTTAGGATCTGGAAAAGTACAGATAGATGAACCGGAAGCCTTTATTCAGACTTTTTCTCTCACTTTACCACTCATTCAGACAGAAACGgatcaaaatacaaataaaccaaaacaaagTTTGGAATCTCTGGAAGTCCAGGAAGGATGTATTAAGCGTTCTGAGTCAGAGGTCGTTCACAGTGGAGTTAATCGTATTTTTAACTCTGAAAGTCGTGACAAAGACTCCAGTTTAGATTACACCACTAACGTAGCGATTCCAAGCCAAGGTGGCACAAGTCCATCAGGTGTTGTCCATAATGAAGGTGAAATAAGTTCTGAAACTACAAACTGTAATAAAGACTCTGTACCCAGGTTAGATGTCGAAAGTCATGGTCAAATTCCTCATGTTGAGCCTTCTGAATGTCAGAATCATGTATCTGTGATGTTTACCCATGACATTGGTGACAGCCTCCAAGACCCAGAATGGTCACCGTCTGAGCCGACCGCTGCCGTGAATTCTGACACCCTCATCAAGGTTTCTGAGAACGTTCTCGAAAAGGAAACTTTTACAAAGCAAGAGCATGAGGAGCCAGAAGTAGAGAATGTGGACAGGTCTAGAaaggaatgtaaagaattgttCAATTTAGTCAAGCTGGAGAACTCCTCCTGTGACCTCGACAGGGAGCAGATCCTCGTAGAGACTCAGCCTGAAATAGAGAAATTGATGCATGAAGATCAGGTTGTTGAAGCTGCCTCAGACACAAAGGTGCAGACATCAGAGTCTGAGGAAGCAAGATGTGAGGTCAGTAATGACGAATTAGCCCCTGCAGAGGAACCCATGGAGCATGAAAGCAGTCAAGGTGTCCAGATAGATGAAGTGATCACTGGTCTAGGCATCTACCTACAGGACAGTGGGGAAGATtttgatgatgaagatgagaaAGGACATTCCTTTGATTTTGATGACATGGATATAGACGCAGCCATGGAGACACAGTCTGATGAAAACCTGGAGCAGCGGGAAGTTGAGGCTGGTTTTGAAGAAGTCCGATCAGATGAACACAATGCCGATATTAACAGTAATATTGAAAGTCCAAAAGATAGAGAGGTGTCTACAGATGTAGCCACACCAGAAAATCCAGAGCACCTACACGTTGAGGTACCTGTTGAAGAAGTCCTTTCAGGTGAACACAATACCATTAATAACAGTAATATTGAAAATTTGCAGGATAAAGAGGTGTGTACCCATGTTGCCACACCAGATAACGGGTTTAAACATAATTTGGTTGATGTGGAATCCTCACCTGAACATTTGAGAACTGTAGATGACAAAGAGCCTTCCAACACTGGAGTTTCAGAAACcacagacaaagacaaaatcCCCCCTCGAGCTACGTCTTTACCAGTAGAAGAAGCATTGGATGCCATTGAGAAACCGATAGACTTAAATGCAACCCACAGCAACAGAGAGATGCCACTCTCTGGAAAAGATGGGAAGAAAAATGGCAAGAAAGGCAAAAGCAAGGGCAAGGATGACTGCAAGATGACTTAGGGCTTAGATTTCTAATGCAACATGCAGtgtttttcgtttgtttgtttttgttttttttctgttcaggcAGGActtttttcctgacttttttttctgttcaggcaagactttttttcctgactttttttttctgttcaggcAGGACTTTTTTCCTGACAGCACTTTTTTCCTGACTTAATTGAGATCTAGTTTATCAATGGACATGATAAAAAATTGTTTCAGTTGTACATGCCAAAAAAAGAGCAATTAGAATGCGAATTGCAAGTTTTTTCAACAATGGTGTTACATATTGCACCACTTTTTGATGAGTGATGTTTTGGGTTCAAAAGTGAAAGTATGTTTTCTGCTTCTCCAGACGCAGCTACTTAATAGCTCATGTAGTCCActttgctttgtgtttgtgtaaagtgctagtGCGCATAATTGTTTGCCCATGTGTAATGTCACGTCAGTTTGTGTTGGTGTCTTATTTATGCTAATATGatagctaatactattgatgagcctcatgtgaaggtggtttatTTGAGTTGAATAAAGTAACTAATGAATACAGTTGTTTATGTACCATGGGTTCATGAGTGTACATGCTAGCTTCATGAAGTGAATGCTAGTATATGAAGATCTTTGTTTCAAGTGCTTTGCCATCATCTTTGGACACCTACACACAATTATGAACCCC contains:
- the lrrfip1a gene encoding myosin-2 heavy chain isoform X6, translating into MGTQGTGRKRNSNKERSTAEDDALNLIAREAEARLAAKRAARAEAREIRMRELERQQKEIFQVQKKYYGLNSKSDDRSDSKWGDIEQWMEDSERYSRPSQTHMLSDDDERMSVGSRGSVRSDLDAVYGAGGSSLLLHKSKKKKKHKHKEKDRNGHDDEYSVLSNRNSLYEDTLCSGSRRFSGSNSGSHQPLEYSSYRRSNSRTSSRANSAHTSPVDNCGSVASLLRSASSSRGLPRDLDDVTVPDFSDVDDRDYLEKGSRAASALTATTLTSLGGTSSRRGSVETAITVDAETATREIKEIHELKDQIQDVESKYTQNLKEVKDALTEVEEKYRKAMVSNAQLDNEKNNLMYQVDTLKDSLIELEELLCESRREYEEKVKDFEREKHAHSVLQFQFIEMKDTLKQSEELLNEIRQLRMKQEGFAREISDLQETVEWKDKKIGALERQKEYTDAIRTERDELREEVVKLKDILKKHGIVLGPDLSINGDAGETETDVTTSGDTAPQPTQGSPTSPPEGNNMLGRSEETQLRSSGKEEVDQEQRREVFEEDQTSHLSADRLSNTDEPSRPIKENDSGLSQDLQIELPVTKARDEIVLSAIIQGNATSPPETLPRFNSDLETGTQINDGDIEENSNDIIEKPNKHDTNEDINVIKLEPIVQAVKDSESCPQEEDIEDNETSCQVDVNESESCTEEETNEIYLCTQVNIKDSESLPQEDIKDSESCPKEDLTDSQPCPNVQGAQDPETCLQDVKVFESHPQEEDIKDQELCCEVAAKDSASCPQEDVQDSKSYAQVDVKEFESCPQEDNLKDPESCPQVDVKDCELLRQDSVQDFYLCPQVDVKDSESCPQEDIKDSESFPKEDLTDSEPSTQVQGVKNSESCDQIDVKDSESHPQVEDKKDPESCLQVGVKGFESHPQDIIDPELCHQLEAKDSESCPLGYTQNSKSYHQVDEVKDFELYPQKELTNPESYPEVDVKANELCPQEGIQNFDLCLKVDVKDLELYPPKDLKNPESYPEVDMKDTDLCTQEGIQDFDLCLQVDVKDSESHPQEDIKDPESCAQEGLKNSESCSQEDINDSKSCPQVLVVKDSEPCPQAVDPESNTELQHDTAEASSDEAEKILTKPPKSAKKKKRKRRGKKKGGFLEEQTQHRDKKEETVTNQENIKIAGRGVASGNNGSAAECGTDGHTIECLIEYTAGQVDVAEQVEHAETSNVQNAKESQLDQMFNTDEQNVQHLGSGKVQIDEPEAFIQTFSLTLPLIQTETDQNTNKPKQSLESLEVQEGCIKRSESEVVHSGVNRIFNSESRDKDSSLDYTTNVAIPSQGGTSPSGVVHNEGEISSETTNCNKDSVPRLDVESHGQIPHVEPSECQNHVSVMFTHDIGDSLQDPEWSPSEPTAAVNSDTLIKVSENVLEKETFTKQEHEEPEVENVDRSRKECKELFNLVKLENSSCDLDREQILVETQPEIEKLMHEDQVVEAASDTKVQTSESEEARCEVSNDELAPAEEPMEHESSQGVQIDEVITGLGIYLQDSGEDFDDEDEKGHSFDFDDMDIDAAMETQSDENLEQREVEAGFEEVRSDEHNADINSNIESPKDREVSTDVATPENPEHLHVEVPVEEVLSGEHNTINNSNIENLQDKEVCTHVATPDNGFKHNLVDVESSPEHLRTVDDKEPSNTGVSETTDKDKIPPRATSLPVEEALDAIEKPIDLNATHSNREMPLSGKDGKKNGKKGKSKGKDDCKMT
- the lrrfip1a gene encoding myosin-2 heavy chain isoform X17, with the translated sequence MGTQGTGRKRNSNKERSTAEDDALNLIAREAEARLAAKRAARAEAREIRMRELERQQKEIFQVQKKYYGLNSKSDDRSDSKWGDIEQWMEDSERYSRPSQTHMLSDDDERMSVGSRGSVRSDLDAVYGAGGSSLLLHKSKKKKKHKHKEKDRNGHDDEYSVLSNRASYVSSDLYSLNGVSTGRNPGSTGSYQNSLYEDTLCSGSRRFSGSNSGSHVDDRDYLEKGSRAASALTATTLTSLGGTSSRRGSVETAITVDAETATREIKEIHELKDQIQDVESKYTQNLKEVKDALTEVEEKYRKAMVSNAQLDNEKNNLMYQVDTLKDSLIELEELLCESRREYEEKVKDFEREKHAHSVLQFQFIEMKDTLKQSEELLNEIRQLRMKQEGFAREISDLQETVEWKDKKIGALERQKEYTDAIRTERDELREEVVKLKDILKKHGIVLGPDLSINGDAGETETDVTTSGDTAPQPTQGSPTSPPEGNNMLGRSEETQLRSSGKEEVDQEQRREVFEEDQTSHLSADRLSNTDEPSRPIKENDSGLSQDLQIELPVTKARDEIVLSAIIQGNATSPPETLPRFNSDLETGTQINDGDIEENSNDIIEKPNKHDTNEDINVIKLEPIVQAVKDSESCPQEEDIEDNETSCQVDVNESESCTEEETNEIYLCTQVNIKDSESLPQEDIKDSESCPKEDLTDSQPCPNVQGAQDPETCLQDVKVFESHPQEEDIKDQELCCEVAAKDSASCPQEDVQDSKSYAQVDVKEFESCPQEDNLKDPESCPQVDVKDCELLRQDSVQDFYLCPQVDVKDSESCPQEDIKDSESFPKEDLTDSEPSTQVQGVKNSESCDQIDVKDSESHPQVEDKKDPESCLQVGVKGFESHPQDIIDPELCHQLEAKDSESCPLGYTQNSKSYHQVDEVKDFELYPQKELTNPESYPEVDVKANELCPQEGIQNFDLCLKVDVKDLELYPPKDLKNPESYPEVDMKDTDLCTQEGIQDFDLCLQVDVKDSESHPQEDIKDPESCAQEGLKNSESCSQEDINDSKSCPQVLVVKDSEPCPQAVDPESNTELQHDTAEASSDEAEKILTKPPKSAKKKKRKRRGKKKGGFLEEQTQHRDKKEETVTNQENIKIAGRGVASGNNGSAAECGTDGHTIECLIEYTAGQVDVAEQVEHAETSNVQNAKESQLDQMFNTDEQNVQHLGSGKVQIDEPEAFIQTFSLTLPLIQTETDQNTNKPKQSLESLEVQEGCIKRSESEVVHSGVNRIFNSESRDKDSSLDYTTNVAIPSQGGTSPSGVVHNEGEISSETTNCNKDSVPRLDVESHGQIPHVEPSECQNHVSVMFTHDIGDSLQDPEWSPSEPTAAVNSDTLIKVSENVLEKETFTKQEHEEPEVENVDRSRKECKELFNLVKLENSSCDLDREQILVETQPEIEKLMHEDQVVEAASDTKVQTSESEEARCEVSNDELAPAEEPMEHESSQGVQIDEVITGLGIYLQDSGEDFDDEDEKGHSFDFDDMDIDAAMETQSDENLEQREVEAGFEEVRSDEHNADINSNIESPKDREVSTDVATPENPEHLHVEVPVEEVLSGEHNTINNSNIENLQDKEVCTHVATPDNGFKHNLVDVESSPEHLRTVDDKEPSNTGVSETTDKDKIPPRATSLPVEEALDAIEKPIDLNATHSNREMPLSGKDGKKNGKKGKSKGKDDCKMT